From Paracoccus suum, the proteins below share one genomic window:
- a CDS encoding DnaJ C-terminal domain-containing protein, protein MADDPYAALGLTKSASDAEIKKAYRKIAKTDHPDLNPDPKAHDRFKAASSAYDLLKDPEQRRRFDAGEIDAQGQEQQQRRYYRDYAGQADNPYAQGYGAESFGEGEFADVFSDLFGGARARGRRQGAQDFQGFSRNARSFDMRGEDLRFSLAVDFLTAARGGTTRITMPDGATLDVAIPEGARDGQTVRLRGKGGPGVGSGGPGDAYLTLTVEPDATFTRDGDDIEITLPISLPEAVLGGKVEAPTIDGPVKLTVPRGASSGQRLRLRGRGVKGASGRGDQYAVLRIVSPPVIDSELADFMERWRKNHDYDPREGGAA, encoded by the coding sequence ATGGCGGACGATCCTTATGCGGCCCTGGGGCTGACAAAGTCGGCCAGCGACGCCGAGATCAAGAAGGCATACCGCAAGATCGCCAAGACCGATCACCCGGACCTTAACCCTGACCCGAAGGCGCATGACCGCTTCAAGGCGGCCTCATCCGCTTATGATCTGCTGAAGGACCCGGAACAGCGCCGCCGCTTTGACGCGGGCGAGATCGACGCCCAGGGGCAGGAACAGCAGCAGCGCCGCTACTACCGCGACTATGCCGGGCAGGCCGACAATCCCTATGCGCAGGGTTACGGCGCAGAGAGCTTTGGCGAGGGCGAGTTCGCGGACGTCTTCTCGGACCTCTTCGGCGGTGCCCGTGCGCGCGGACGGCGGCAGGGCGCGCAGGATTTTCAGGGCTTTTCCCGCAACGCGCGCTCGTTCGACATGCGCGGCGAGGACCTGCGCTTCAGCCTCGCCGTAGACTTCCTGACGGCCGCGCGCGGCGGCACGACCCGCATCACCATGCCCGACGGCGCGACGCTGGACGTTGCCATTCCCGAGGGCGCGCGCGACGGCCAGACCGTGCGCCTGCGCGGCAAGGGCGGCCCCGGCGTCGGCTCGGGCGGCCCGGGCGATGCCTACCTGACCCTGACGGTCGAGCCGGACGCAACCTTTACCCGCGACGGCGACGATATCGAGATCACGCTGCCGATTTCCCTGCCCGAGGCGGTACTGGGCGGCAAGGTCGAGGCGCCGACCATCGACGGGCCGGTCAAGCTGACCGTGCCGCGCGGCGCGTCCTCAGGCCAGCGGCTGCGGCTGCGCGGACGCGGGGTCAAGGGTGCGTCCGGGCGCGGCGATCAGTATGCTGTGCTGCGGATCGTCTCGCCCCCGGTGATCGATAGTGAGTTGGCAGACTTCATGGAACGCTGGCGCAAGAACCATGACTACGACCCCCGGGAGGGGGGCGCGGCATGA
- a CDS encoding GH36-type glycosyl hydrolase domain-containing protein — protein sequence MTQHDRTRLDQVMARLRGIAPRLSGFRPEPAYHELRDDPARQPLRAEQWSGLGLRAAGEALAHDPSRHVADLMAVDLRRRLDDNRRAIRANYLSTLEAARGGHVITPAAEWLIDNQHVIDEAFRLQREALGPNFLRHLPMISLAGGDRVPRVAALAHGFVAMSNSDLLLTSLNEVVDGFQSVATLTIAELWALPAFLRFVLLENLRRLSDMVVDARQSRQQADRLADDLGRAHTGSERQLLLDRAEPLLKNPTFAMQLGYRLGEVVQTDERAESWLHEGLKAQGVTLDQIVQGEYARQSATNVTVGNAIRSLRRMGDINWLNWVEEVSRVDEILREGADFGALDQATRAAYRDAIERIARRSDHPETAVAEAAVARAAEVPEAVGAALIGSDRLAFQQSQGYRPPLIETLRRGYQRLGWLGVAGPAALIALLLVLAMAGLLPAGTGWPLGILMLVGASFAAAEAGIGLIAMIAARLVSPRRLPSYDFRAGVPSTHRTLVVIPCLLGSRETIDELVQQLELHYLANPLGDVSFALLTDWRDAQTETLPDDQVLLDHAFDGIERLADLYDHGGRRRFFLLHRRRQWNPSEGRWMGWERKRGKLSEMNRLLRGAQDTSFIRTGPLPPEGIRFVITLDSDTRLPRQTVAQLVGKLAHPVNRPQIDPGRRAVARGHAILQPRISASLTTGAEASVFQRVFSVSRGLDPYVFAVSDLYQDLLGEGSFTGKGIYDLDMFETVTEGRFPENTVLSHDLIEGSLARAALVSDVEMVEEFPIRYQVERSRQHRWTRGDWQLLPFIVRRGNGLNGTARFKMLDNLRRSLTAPGWLVASVAGWLALPPAAAGLWQLGLVALIAALPLIHLAMGLLPGSNDVAMGYHLRRVGRDIGRFLLEMGLRFALMADTAVNMVDAILRTLYRLTVTRQHLLEWTTANDANRAASVGPAAYLRLMRGPVLLAVAVALAVLIINPSAIWVAAPFLAAWFASPWIAAWVSTTMETEDRLDIAADDAKALRAIGRQTWRYFEAFVTPEMNHLPPDNFQDDPAPLLAERTSPTNIGFYLLSVLSANDLGWIGRAEALRRIGDTLDTLERLPRHGGHFYNWYDTRTLLVLQPAYISSVDSGNLAGALIALCAGLKMWGREAEPAPVTLAGIEDSFGLFRASIAALPEEGRGGPRPMRKRLDEAVDRMASLLAEAGSGPDALAPRARGIGTSAETLVRLANELHVEARSPATAEVLAWAQALRGCCGSVLGDTAATTDQRALSRVQNALAERARLMAFQMDFRFLIDPEKHLLAVGYRPELEERDQSCYDLLASEARLTSFFAIAKGDLRREHWGHLGRPFAALGGVDAALMSWSGCMFEYLMAPLLMKERLGGILNLSNNTAVKEQIRYGDERGMPWGVSESAFNARDHNMNYQYYAFGVPTLGLKRTVVDDQVVAPYASILASQFRPGEAVRNLRRLARMGALGPYGYYDAVDFTRARLVEGARYAVVRNVMAHHHGMSIVAIANAVLDGIHRERFHDDPVVQAAELMLQEKAPREIVPVTRAEAGIGLSGGEDRYEARVQSETTDPANAPRDIALLSNGRFAASLSSTGAGQAMLGPLAMNRWLPDPSVNQGGIFLFLRDLESDAWWSASTSPRRATRGEVASTLFSDHKAEFFKMAEDIESRMEVIAASESDAEGRRITLRNRSGRERLIEVTSYGEVVLDTPANDRAHPAFSKMFVRTRIDLEAGAIFARRRPRDPKGKAWYLAHVVTGDDAAILPGIEAETDRRAFIGRGRGLGRARAFDAGMRLEGHEGFTLDPIFSLRRTVRLAPRQQVELIFWTVMGDNEESVTRAAQHYTLPRTYEHELQLAWSYSQVQLRHLDISMEDATLFRRFAALLVYPDPSLAAADADRRGSLGPQSDLWPLGISGDDPIILVRIDDESDLPILRGAIRMHRFLSARGIHCDLVILNERATSYVGDLQAQIEAMCEATTHFAMPEVHARHVFRVRRDVMSAQTAATLMAAARIVLHTRNGRLSEQIDRLAERRATAAAVASAAAAEASASGPASGTTMVPAQRRSIRRPPVVPSENNPPATGEGLEFWNGYGGFAAGGREYVVRLRHGESTPQPWINVIARDGFGFHVSAGGAGYTWAVNSRDYQVTPWSNDPVVNRLGEAIHILDRDTGKLATPFVKLSDDPDARFEACHGHGWSRFTGTTSWLRVEAVQALAEGLPAKLTRLRVTNLTTRTLRLEVSAYAELVLGQHRARTATALRVGFDPEASAILARNPFETAITGRVTGLALNRQVDGWLTSRTSWLGRGGAMMRPLAVLEWPPAQPAPGPFAAETNGDPCAALMSRLIIAPGATEEVTVVLADAPAAEISDVLSQAMAGDALPRGLEAAEEDWDGILGALQVETPDRKLDLMVNGWLPYQALGCRLRARTAFYQASGAFGFRDQLQDTLALMLQDPGLARAQLLNAGSRQFREGDFQHWWLPGTGAGVRTMIVDDPVWLAYGTATYVAATADAGILDEPLPWLEGPQLAPGEHDRFFTPDVSADTASLYDHCIAGLRLCLARTGPHGLPLFLGGDWNDGMNRVGEEGRGESGWMGWFLIAAIDSFAPIAESRGDAGCAQDLRDHRARVAEAMEASAWDGAWYRRGWYDNGAPLGSTESDECRIDSIAQSWAMISGAARPDRARQAADQALQHLFDADHKLLKLFTPAFDQTQQEPGYIKSYPPGVRENGGQYTHAAAWMVYALARAGRAAEAHRLFDAINPISHAETREDADRYRVEPYVVAADVYSAPERPGQGGWTWYTGSAGWLYRAAVEGILGITLEDGEVRVRPNLPPGWPGYRATLRRPGCPEQVIEVKAAADGTIEVTGAELARPTALSGRPAAAIPSPQVRAGE from the coding sequence ATGACGCAGCACGACCGCACGCGCCTTGACCAGGTGATGGCCCGGTTGCGGGGAATTGCGCCGCGCCTTTCCGGCTTTCGCCCCGAGCCGGCTTATCACGAGTTGCGTGACGATCCTGCCCGCCAGCCGCTGCGTGCCGAACAATGGTCCGGCCTTGGCCTGCGCGCGGCCGGCGAGGCGCTGGCGCATGACCCGTCGCGCCATGTCGCCGACCTGATGGCGGTCGACCTGCGCCGGCGGCTCGATGACAATCGTCGCGCCATCCGCGCGAATTACCTCTCCACGCTCGAGGCCGCGCGCGGCGGGCACGTTATTACTCCGGCCGCAGAGTGGCTGATCGACAACCAGCACGTCATCGACGAGGCGTTTCGCCTGCAGCGCGAGGCCCTGGGCCCGAATTTCCTTCGCCACCTGCCGATGATCTCGCTGGCGGGCGGCGACCGCGTCCCCCGCGTTGCCGCGCTGGCGCATGGTTTTGTCGCCATGTCCAACTCCGACCTTCTGCTCACGTCGCTGAACGAGGTCGTCGACGGATTCCAGTCGGTTGCGACCCTGACCATCGCCGAACTCTGGGCCTTGCCCGCTTTCCTGCGCTTCGTGCTGCTGGAGAATCTGCGCCGGCTCAGCGACATGGTGGTCGACGCCCGCCAGAGCCGTCAGCAGGCGGATCGGCTGGCGGATGATCTGGGCCGCGCTCATACCGGATCAGAGCGGCAGCTGCTGCTGGATCGTGCCGAGCCTTTGCTGAAGAATCCTACCTTCGCAATGCAGCTCGGCTATCGCCTCGGCGAAGTCGTGCAGACCGACGAGCGTGCCGAGAGCTGGCTGCACGAGGGACTGAAGGCCCAGGGCGTTACGCTCGACCAGATCGTGCAGGGCGAATATGCGCGCCAGTCGGCGACCAACGTCACCGTCGGCAATGCCATCCGCAGCCTGCGCCGGATGGGCGACATCAACTGGCTGAACTGGGTCGAGGAAGTCAGCCGGGTCGACGAGATCCTGCGCGAAGGAGCCGATTTCGGTGCCCTCGACCAAGCCACGCGCGCCGCCTACCGCGACGCCATCGAGCGCATCGCCCGCCGGTCCGACCATCCGGAAACGGCCGTGGCCGAAGCTGCGGTCGCGCGCGCGGCCGAGGTGCCCGAGGCTGTCGGCGCTGCCCTGATCGGCAGCGACCGTCTGGCCTTTCAACAGTCGCAAGGCTACCGCCCGCCGCTGATCGAAACCCTGCGCCGGGGTTATCAGCGCCTCGGTTGGCTCGGCGTAGCAGGCCCGGCGGCGCTGATCGCGCTTCTGCTGGTCCTCGCCATGGCCGGTCTGTTGCCCGCCGGCACGGGCTGGCCGCTGGGCATCCTCATGCTGGTCGGCGCTTCCTTCGCCGCGGCGGAGGCCGGAATCGGGCTGATCGCGATGATCGCCGCGAGGCTGGTCTCGCCCCGCCGACTGCCGTCCTATGATTTCCGCGCCGGCGTGCCCTCGACCCACCGCACCCTGGTGGTGATCCCGTGCCTCCTCGGCAGCCGCGAGACCATCGACGAGTTGGTTCAGCAGCTTGAATTGCATTACCTCGCCAACCCCTTGGGCGATGTCAGCTTTGCGCTGCTGACCGACTGGCGCGATGCCCAGACCGAGACCCTGCCCGACGACCAGGTGCTGCTGGACCACGCCTTCGATGGGATCGAGCGGCTGGCCGACCTTTACGATCACGGCGGTCGCCGGCGGTTCTTTCTGCTGCACCGTCGCCGCCAGTGGAACCCGTCCGAGGGCCGCTGGATGGGGTGGGAGCGCAAGCGCGGCAAGCTGTCGGAAATGAACCGCCTGCTGCGCGGCGCGCAGGACACCAGCTTCATCCGGACCGGGCCGCTGCCGCCCGAGGGCATCCGTTTTGTCATCACCCTCGACAGCGACACCCGCCTGCCGCGCCAGACCGTGGCGCAACTGGTGGGCAAGCTGGCCCATCCGGTGAACCGACCGCAGATCGACCCCGGGCGGCGGGCCGTAGCGCGTGGTCATGCGATCCTGCAGCCGCGCATCTCGGCCTCGCTGACTACGGGGGCCGAGGCCTCGGTGTTCCAGCGCGTGTTCTCGGTCAGCCGCGGCCTTGACCCCTACGTCTTTGCGGTCTCGGACCTTTACCAGGACCTGCTGGGTGAGGGCAGCTTCACAGGCAAGGGGATCTACGACCTCGACATGTTCGAGACGGTGACCGAGGGGCGCTTCCCCGAAAACACCGTCCTCAGCCACGACCTGATCGAAGGCAGCCTCGCGCGCGCCGCCCTCGTCAGCGACGTCGAGATGGTCGAGGAATTCCCCATCCGCTACCAGGTCGAGCGTAGCCGCCAGCACCGCTGGACCCGCGGCGACTGGCAGCTGCTGCCGTTCATCGTGCGCCGCGGCAATGGGCTGAACGGGACCGCCCGGTTCAAGATGCTCGACAACCTACGCCGCAGCCTGACGGCGCCCGGCTGGCTCGTTGCCTCGGTCGCCGGCTGGCTGGCCCTGCCGCCCGCCGCGGCGGGGCTGTGGCAGCTGGGGCTGGTCGCGCTGATTGCCGCCCTGCCGCTGATCCACCTGGCCATGGGCCTGCTGCCGGGCAGCAACGACGTCGCCATGGGTTATCACCTGCGCCGGGTCGGCCGCGACATCGGCCGCTTCCTGCTCGAGATGGGGCTGCGCTTTGCGCTGATGGCCGACACAGCGGTCAACATGGTCGATGCCATCCTGCGCACGCTTTACCGGCTGACCGTCACCCGCCAGCACCTGCTGGAATGGACCACCGCGAACGACGCCAACCGCGCCGCCTCGGTCGGTCCGGCGGCCTATCTCCGGCTGATGCGCGGGCCGGTCCTGCTGGCCGTGGCCGTCGCGCTTGCCGTCCTGATCATCAATCCCTCTGCGATCTGGGTGGCGGCGCCGTTCCTGGCCGCGTGGTTCGCCTCGCCCTGGATTGCCGCCTGGGTCTCCACCACCATGGAGACCGAGGACCGCCTCGATATCGCTGCGGACGATGCCAAGGCGCTGCGCGCCATCGGCCGCCAGACCTGGCGTTATTTCGAGGCCTTCGTCACGCCTGAGATGAACCACCTGCCGCCGGACAATTTTCAGGACGATCCGGCGCCGCTGCTGGCCGAGCGGACCTCGCCGACCAACATCGGCTTCTACCTGCTCTCGGTCCTGTCGGCCAATGACCTCGGTTGGATCGGTCGGGCCGAGGCGCTGCGCCGGATCGGCGACACGCTCGACACGCTGGAGCGGCTGCCCCGCCACGGCGGCCACTTCTATAACTGGTACGACACCCGCACCCTGCTGGTGCTACAGCCGGCCTATATCTCGTCCGTGGATAGCGGCAACCTTGCCGGCGCGCTGATCGCGCTCTGCGCCGGGCTGAAGATGTGGGGCCGCGAGGCCGAACCTGCGCCGGTCACCCTGGCCGGGATCGAGGATAGCTTTGGCCTCTTCCGCGCCAGTATCGCCGCCCTTCCCGAAGAGGGGCGCGGCGGTCCGCGCCCGATGCGCAAGCGCCTCGACGAGGCAGTCGACCGCATGGCAAGCCTGCTGGCCGAGGCGGGCAGCGGGCCGGATGCCCTGGCCCCGCGCGCGCGCGGCATCGGAACCAGTGCCGAGACCCTCGTGCGTCTCGCCAATGAACTGCATGTCGAGGCTCGTAGCCCGGCCACGGCGGAGGTTCTGGCCTGGGCGCAAGCCTTGCGCGGCTGCTGCGGCTCGGTCCTCGGGGATACCGCCGCTACCACCGATCAGCGCGCGCTGTCGCGCGTTCAGAACGCACTGGCCGAACGCGCCCGGCTGATGGCCTTCCAGATGGATTTCCGGTTCCTGATCGACCCGGAAAAGCACCTGCTGGCCGTCGGCTATCGCCCCGAACTCGAGGAGCGCGACCAGTCTTGCTATGACCTGCTCGCTTCCGAAGCGCGGCTGACCAGCTTTTTCGCCATCGCCAAGGGCGATCTGCGGCGCGAGCATTGGGGCCACCTCGGGCGACCCTTCGCCGCGCTGGGCGGGGTCGATGCCGCTCTGATGAGCTGGTCGGGCTGCATGTTCGAATACCTGATGGCTCCGCTGCTGATGAAGGAGCGCCTCGGCGGGATCCTGAACCTGTCGAACAATACCGCGGTCAAGGAGCAGATCCGCTATGGTGACGAGCGCGGGATGCCGTGGGGCGTCAGCGAAAGCGCGTTCAACGCCCGCGATCACAACATGAATTACCAGTATTACGCCTTTGGCGTGCCGACACTTGGCCTCAAGCGGACGGTCGTCGACGACCAGGTCGTCGCGCCCTATGCGTCGATCCTTGCCAGCCAGTTCCGGCCCGGCGAAGCGGTGCGCAACCTGCGCCGGCTGGCCCGGATGGGCGCGCTTGGGCCCTACGGCTACTATGACGCGGTCGATTTCACCCGCGCTCGCCTTGTCGAGGGCGCGCGCTATGCCGTCGTGCGCAACGTCATGGCCCATCATCATGGCATGTCGATCGTCGCCATCGCCAACGCCGTGCTGGACGGAATCCACCGCGAGCGATTCCATGACGATCCGGTCGTTCAGGCGGCCGAACTGATGCTGCAGGAAAAGGCCCCCCGCGAGATCGTGCCCGTCACCCGGGCCGAGGCGGGGATCGGCCTTTCGGGCGGCGAGGACCGTTACGAGGCCCGGGTGCAGTCGGAAACGACCGACCCGGCGAATGCGCCGCGTGACATCGCGCTGCTGTCGAACGGCCGCTTTGCGGCCTCGCTCAGCTCGACCGGGGCAGGGCAGGCGATGCTGGGCCCGCTGGCGATGAACCGCTGGCTGCCGGACCCCTCGGTCAACCAGGGCGGCATCTTCCTGTTCCTGCGCGATCTGGAATCGGACGCGTGGTGGTCGGCTTCGACCTCGCCGCGGCGGGCGACGCGGGGCGAGGTTGCCTCGACCCTCTTCAGCGACCACAAGGCCGAGTTCTTCAAGATGGCCGAGGACATCGAGAGCCGGATGGAAGTCATCGCGGCCTCGGAAAGCGATGCCGAGGGGCGGCGTATCACGCTGCGCAACCGCTCGGGCCGCGAGCGCCTGATCGAGGTCACCTCCTATGGCGAGGTCGTGCTGGACACACCCGCCAACGACCGCGCCCATCCCGCCTTCAGCAAGATGTTCGTGCGCACCCGCATCGACCTCGAGGCCGGGGCGATCTTTGCCCGGCGCAGGCCGCGCGACCCCAAGGGCAAGGCCTGGTACCTAGCGCATGTGGTGACGGGTGATGACGCCGCCATCCTGCCCGGCATAGAGGCCGAGACCGACCGCCGTGCGTTTATCGGTCGTGGCCGCGGCCTCGGCCGCGCGCGGGCCTTCGATGCCGGCATGCGGCTTGAGGGGCACGAGGGCTTTACCCTTGATCCCATCTTCTCGCTGCGGCGCACCGTGCGCCTTGCCCCGCGCCAGCAGGTCGAGCTGATCTTCTGGACCGTGATGGGCGACAACGAGGAATCCGTCACCCGCGCCGCGCAACACTACACGCTGCCCCGCACCTACGAGCATGAATTGCAGCTGGCGTGGTCTTACAGCCAGGTGCAACTGCGCCACCTCGACATCTCGATGGAGGATGCGACGCTGTTCCGCCGCTTTGCCGCGCTGCTGGTCTACCCCGACCCATCGCTGGCAGCCGCCGACGCGGATCGCCGCGGCAGCCTCGGGCCGCAGTCGGACCTGTGGCCGCTGGGAATTTCGGGTGATGATCCGATCATCCTGGTGCGCATCGACGACGAGAGCGACCTGCCGATCCTGCGCGGCGCGATCCGCATGCACCGCTTCCTGTCGGCACGCGGTATCCATTGCGACCTGGTGATCCTGAACGAGCGTGCCACGAGCTATGTCGGTGACCTGCAGGCCCAGATCGAGGCGATGTGCGAAGCGACGACGCATTTCGCGATGCCCGAAGTCCATGCCCGGCACGTCTTCCGCGTCCGCCGCGACGTGATGTCGGCGCAGACGGCCGCCACGCTGATGGCAGCCGCGCGGATCGTGCTGCACACCCGTAACGGCCGCTTGTCCGAGCAGATCGACCGCCTGGCGGAACGCCGCGCGACGGCCGCGGCCGTTGCCTCAGCCGCCGCTGCGGAGGCCTCGGCATCTGGTCCCGCCAGTGGCACCACGATGGTTCCGGCGCAACGGCGCAGCATCCGCCGGCCGCCGGTCGTGCCGTCCGAGAACAACCCGCCCGCAACCGGCGAGGGGCTGGAATTCTGGAACGGCTACGGCGGCTTTGCCGCTGGGGGCCGCGAATATGTCGTGCGCCTGCGCCATGGCGAATCGACGCCCCAGCCCTGGATCAATGTCATCGCCCGCGACGGCTTTGGCTTTCACGTCTCGGCCGGCGGTGCGGGCTATACTTGGGCGGTGAACAGCCGCGACTATCAGGTCACGCCATGGTCGAACGATCCGGTCGTGAACCGGCTGGGCGAGGCCATCCACATCCTCGACCGCGATACCGGCAAGCTGGCGACCCCCTTCGTCAAGCTGTCCGACGACCCGGACGCACGGTTCGAGGCCTGCCACGGCCACGGCTGGTCCCGCTTTACCGGCACCACTTCGTGGCTGCGGGTGGAGGCGGTCCAGGCCCTCGCGGAGGGTCTGCCGGCCAAGCTGACGCGGCTGCGGGTGACGAACCTGACCACCCGCACCCTGCGGCTGGAGGTTTCGGCCTATGCCGAGTTGGTGCTGGGCCAGCATCGCGCCCGCACCGCCACCGCCCTGCGCGTCGGCTTTGACCCGGAGGCGAGCGCGATCCTGGCGCGCAACCCGTTCGAGACGGCTATCACCGGCCGCGTCACCGGCCTCGCCCTCAATCGCCAGGTAGATGGCTGGCTGACCTCTCGCACCTCGTGGCTGGGTCGCGGCGGCGCGATGATGCGCCCGTTGGCGGTGTTGGAATGGCCGCCTGCGCAGCCGGCCCCCGGCCCCTTCGCGGCCGAGACGAACGGCGATCCGTGCGCCGCGCTGATGTCGCGCCTCATCATCGCCCCCGGCGCGACCGAGGAGGTGACGGTGGTCCTCGCCGACGCGCCGGCTGCCGAAATCTCGGACGTTCTGTCGCAAGCGATGGCGGGCGACGCCTTGCCGCGCGGGCTCGAGGCGGCGGAGGAGGACTGGGACGGTATCCTCGGCGCGCTGCAGGTCGAGACGCCGGACCGCAAGCTGGACCTGATGGTCAACGGCTGGCTGCCCTATCAGGCGCTCGGCTGCCGCTTGCGCGCCCGGACGGCCTTCTATCAGGCATCCGGCGCCTTTGGCTTTCGCGACCAGTTGCAGGACACGCTGGCGCTGATGCTGCAGGACCCGGGCCTCGCGCGGGCGCAGCTGCTGAACGCCGGCAGCCGGCAGTTCCGCGAAGGTGACTTCCAGCACTGGTGGCTGCCCGGCACCGGCGCCGGCGTGCGCACAATGATCGTCGATGACCCGGTCTGGCTCGCCTATGGCACCGCAACCTATGTCGCCGCGACCGCCGATGCCGGCATCCTCGACGAACCGCTGCCCTGGCTTGAGGGGCCGCAACTGGCACCGGGCGAACATGACCGTTTCTTCACCCCGGACGTCTCGGCCGATACCGCCAGCCTGTATGACCACTGTATCGCCGGCCTGCGTCTTTGCCTTGCGCGGACCGGCCCGCATGGCCTGCCGCTGTTCCTCGGCGGCGACTGGAACGACGGCATGAACCGCGTTGGCGAGGAGGGTCGGGGTGAGAGCGGCTGGATGGGCTGGTTCCTGATCGCGGCAATCGACAGTTTCGCCCCGATCGCCGAGTCGCGGGGCGACGCCGGTTGCGCGCAGGACCTGCGGGATCACCGCGCCCGCGTTGCCGAGGCGATGGAAGCCTCGGCCTGGGACGGGGCATGGTATCGGCGCGGCTGGTATGACAACGGTGCGCCCCTCGGTTCGACCGAAAGCGACGAGTGCCGGATCGACTCCATCGCCCAGAGCTGGGCGATGATCTCGGGTGCGGCGCGACCGGACCGGGCGCGGCAGGCGGCGGACCAGGCGTTGCAACATCTGTTCGATGCGGACCACAAACTGCTGAAACTGTTTACCCCGGCCTTCGACCAGACCCAACAAGAGCCGGGCTATATCAAGTCCTATCCGCCCGGCGTTCGCGAGAACGGCGGGCAGTACACCCACGCCGCGGCGTGGATGGTCTATGCTCTTGCCCGTGCTGGCCGTGCGGCCGAGGCGCACCGGCTGTTCGACGCGATCAACCCCATCAGCCACGCCGAAACCCGCGAGGACGCCGACCGCTACCGGGTGGAACCCTATGTCGTCGCGGCCGACGTCTACTCCGCGCCAGAGCGGCCGGGGCAGGGTGGCTGGACCTGGTACACCGGCTCGGCAGGCTGGCTCTATCGCGCCGCGGTCGAGGGGATTCTCGGGATCACGCTCGAGGATGGCGAGGTCCGGGTGCGGCCCAACTTGCCGCCCGGTTGGCCCGGCTACCGCGCCACCCTTCGCCGCCCGGGCTGCCCCGAGCAAGTGATCGAGGTCAAGGCCGCCGCCGATGGCACAATCGAGGTCACCGGCGCCGAACTGGCCCGACCCACGGCGCTGTCCGGCCGCCCGGCTGCTGCCATCCCGTCGCCGCAAGTGCGGGCGGGGGAGTGA